Genomic window (Culex pipiens pallens isolate TS chromosome 3, TS_CPP_V2, whole genome shotgun sequence):
cgcCGAGAATTCGGTAGAATGACTCCCATTTTGCTGGGATTCGGCATATATTTCTGCCGAGCGATAAGTTGTTCTGATTTCGGCAGAATtttgccgaagttcggcataaaaatctaagtgtgtaagccaattctcatcacttttgccgttttccgctattaaatcaacattttcagatgtttcaacaatggagagttgcttgcttacTTTAATTCAAGCTATTTataactttggaacagtcaaaaactcttaatgaaagctgtaattcatgaacaaagtgctgaaaggccgataatagaaataggctgaaaaagggtatagttcccctactagAATTTTACAAAACGGGTTCATTTTGTGAGCATATCAGAACATAAATTCCTAGCTGTACTGAGCTCAAATATTTGAATACAGAGAAACGATTATTTTTGTCGGTAATGATTACAAAATGCTGAAGAGATATCTTAACCttaaacatttataaaataaatatcttttaaaaacatgtgaACGAAAATAACCAAAAGGACATTTTGGGGACTTTCGTTCCTATCAAACACCCAGTTCACTAAAATCCatttctgaactcgacagattgcttgCTTTCGTCCTATCTCTAGCCAGCAACACAATATTCGCTATTTTCCTAAAAGGTGATTCCAAAAACCTTCAATGTAGATTGTAACTAaaccattagaaaaaaataggtagccTTGAAAATAcaacacaaaaatcaaaattggctGCAGTTATTTCACAGCAATTTTGCAAAGAGTGTCTTTTATAACAGTTCGTTTAATGGGACCACATCCATCGATATTGTTTTAGATAtttgcaagaaaattaaaaaaaaagtagtcaTGAATGGAGTCGTTGTATGCTTAAATCAACATGActaattttataaaacaaaaacatcagtAATCAGGATATAAATCAAGATGAAAGATAATATCATACTTCATTAAGCTCACACAACTGTGATTCAAGTTAATCACACGTGCTACGtgtgaaaaaaaatacgtttagaGATATGCAAACCACAAATACTTAAATATGGCCGATCTGATAAAGTGTGGTAGTAGTATCTGCTTAGTAAGTGATTCTTGCACACTGCTATATTTTCACCACAACTTGGGATAGGTTGGGATTTTGAGGAAGTtagaaaaatgtgcaaaaataaaGATAACTGAGCATTTATCAGTACTCGGTGCTGAGGTTACCAATACGAACATCGCACACATTTATTCTGTCGTTCATCGTGAAATTTAATCAGTTTAGCTCAAGTCGGTAAGCGATTAGGAACGACAAGTTGCTGAGCAAGAATTTTCAACAACATCATGAACTCAAAGATATTAATTGTGGGCGCCGGAGCAGCTGGCATTGCCGCGGCTACACGACTATTCCGTAAGGGATTTCGAAACTTGGAAATCTTGGAAGCAACCAATCGGATTGGTGGACGGGTTCATACCGTTCCGTTTGGAGCCAACGTGGTTGATTTGGGTGGCCAGTGGTGTCATGGGGAGAAGGACAATGCCGTGTTCGAACTGGCTGGTCCGTTGGGATTGCTGGAACCATCCGTTGTGGCTGAGGAGAATGTAATAATCCGAAGCAACGGTGAGTTGGTTCCGCAGGAAGTTACTGATCGGTTGATGGAGGTGGCTTTTGGGATTATGGAATTGGAAGAAATTAAAACGTACCAAGGAACGCTTGGAAAGTTTGTAACGGACCGGTTTAGAGAAGCGATGGCCGAGGCCAATAACCAGGACATTGACGAAGAATTGATCCAGCAGTTTCTGGTGTTCTTCCATAACTACCAGCGAGGCTACATCGCGATGGACTCGTGGAATGAACTGTCTGCAGCTGGAAGTGCTGCAGACGAGGAATGTGAAGGCGATCAAACGCTTAGTTGGAAAGGAAAGGGATACAAGAGCGTTCTGGAGTTACTTATGGTAAAACTTctgagaaattaagaaattttcatccAACAGTATAATCGTTTGATCATTGCAGAACAATCATCCTGTCCAAACTGGTGAACCAATTCCAATAcaagatttaattaaattcaacaaatttgtaACCAATATCAACTGGAGTAACGAACCAGACGGACCTCCCATAACCGTAACTTGCGCTGACCAATCGCAGCACGAAGCTACGCACATAATTGTGACAACATCCATTGGTGTTCTCAAGGAAAATCTTGACTCCATGTTTAGTCCTCCGTTGCCGTCCTCCAAACAAAATGCCATCAAGGGAATCCACTTTGGAACGGTGAACAAGATCATCATGGAGTTCACGACGCCATTTTGGGATGACATCGGTAACACTTTTGGCCTGTTGTGGAATGCTCAAGAACTGGAGCAACTGCGAGGTTCCCCATTAGCTTGGACCGAGGGCGTGTCCGTGTTTTTCAAGGTGGATCATCAGCCAAATCTACTGGTTGCATGGATAATCGGTCCAGAAGGTCGTCAAGCCGAACTGCTGTCCGATGATCAGGTTATTGATGGAATGATGTTTCTACTGAAAAAGTTCTTCAAGAATAAAACTATTGAAAGGCCCATCAACATGATCAGGTAACTTCTCCAAATATAGTTCAAGAAAACATACTTAAGGGggtacatacatgtaaatcggcaaaaatcttacagtttggtttgagcacacacttaaacttttttcaaaatctgttttcatggcattaaaatatacattttcatctattaacaaaacaaatttgaagacatttggttgtatcattgccgagatatagctatttgaagttagcagtttcaaaaaacgggtgccacgatatctcaacattgcttcgaccaaatcggctcaaaattttggtgaagacttgttaaaccagtcctgtgtgcatgacgaaggccgattttcaaaaagtttatttaaaaaaaagataaaatattttttctggttttcatataaaaaatcgccactttttgatttttgtattttttgaaaattcaaaatttcaaaatcgggcttcgtcatgcatacGGGACAtttcttgggagtcttcacccaaaatttcagccaatttggtccatcccatctcgagatatcgtggcacccgtaaatcaacttggtgtttagaaaaaaacgctcagaaagttagacagttggctttgcgcatggcaaaattctgagtttaaatcgtctctaactcagttaaatcatgaaatatcttcatgaaactttcaggagtgattgaaattaatcttttaagtggatttaatacattttctgtaataagaaattttttgattttctacatgtatgtaaccccttaaatcatTACAATTGCAGATCAAAATGGTCCAGCGACAAAAATTTCCGGGGATCCTACTCCAGCGTTTCGTTGGCCACGGAGGCGCTAAAGACGGGCCATAGCGAGATGGCTGCGCCGGTGTTGGCGGAATCTACCGGAACGCCAGTGCTTCTTTTTGCCGGTGAAGCCACCAACGGGGAACACTTTGGAACGGTCCACGGAGCGATCGAAAGTGGGTGGCGTGAAGCTGACCGGATCATCAAATATTACAAGGATCAAGGATGTTGTGAAGCTctgtaatatttgttttttttttataacattgaaGATATATAGAATGTGTTGCGTCATTTTCATATTGAACCTGTTTATGATTTTGTAATAACTGTAATGTTTTTgtggtaaagtttttttttgtatgcatGTTACTCTGGTTTTCtattaaaaatagttgaaaGGCGATCGAACAAGatttgatattttacaaatcttcaaatatttttcaaacggTAAGGCTTGTTTAAGACTGTTCATAagccacgtgaacacttttttttaaatttaatacccCCTCCCCTGTGGAGAATTCTCACCCAACCCCTATAGTGGCCAAGTGATTAAAAGAATGACCATTATAAGACTTAtttgtttaaggggttacatacataatCGGTAAAAATGTCATGTATTGGTATGAGCACAGATTACATTGTTTTCATCATCATTGAAATATACATTCTCAGCtagtaacaaaataaatttgaagactttgaatgtatcattgccgagatatagcttttTGAAgttattagtttaaaaaaacactttgacaaATCAACTCAAAACATTGGTGAAGACTTGTTTaatccgtgtgcatgacgagaCCGATATTTCAAgagtttattcaaaaaaagttgaaacaaaattatttcacattttatacAAAACATCGGCAGCTTtagctttttgttattttttttattcaaaattttaaaatcaggctTTGTCATTACCACAACATATGtcaccaaatttcagccaatttggtccatccaatctTGAGATATCGAGGCactcgtaaatcaactcggtgtttcatgaaaaacgctcagaaagtttgacagatcGCTTGGCGCATGTCTTCAAGCTTACTCGCTTTAGTCATGAAATATCTgaagattgaaaatcatctttggtggatttaataaatattctgtaaaattaaatttttagattttcttccTGTATGCAACCcctttaaaacatgtacttggGTAGATCGCACAATGTCCGTTTTCTTTTTGCTTAAGGATATTATGTTTGTATAAaagcgatttaaaaataattgctaTTTATttataaggccattgcaaatatttttcaaagtttatgtttatcagggggcaaaagaatatttttttcaaaaaactttcaaatttccaTGCAAATAGAAATTcaattaactgaaaacaatctgaaatgcatttttctgcattgataatcatatttagcatgtttgggctagtttaaaaatgattttttatgaaatttcggtGCACCgcaaacattttgttttgcttaaaaaaattagaaaagatatttggaaactaatgattgcaaaacaactggacattttaaaacacttttctcattaaaatgttgaaataatggCTCTTAGATTCAATATTTATCctttttttgcccctcccctcgactttggtcagagtaaacttcaaaaatttttgGCAACGGTCTAATGTTGTTTGGAAATCTGTGATCAATgcgtttcatatatttttttctaaataaaagtgTGCATGTCACGTCAAATCGATCATTAGAAATGTTGcctttaattttatataaaatacagaattaactttttatttgactaagttaattgaaataatttcaaaaaaatatattttttaatgcgaaaaaataattataaaaaacaacttagaaatgcctattattttttttatcttaaaagaTATTATTGAATTCTGTTACAAATAGTCAAACAATCTGAAAATTAGGTAACTACTTAAATTTGTTCTAAGTGTAAAATTGTGCAAAGAAtccaattcaattttaaaatggaatCTATTATCCtatatttgataaaatttctttttgaggaactttgaacacttctctaccaaacACAGTATGTTttacaattaaataattaatttgttaaaacttgAAATCGGAGCTaacgcaaatttgtttttgaattattttttttttatgtgaactttcaataaaaacaaCTTCGCTATACAAACAGCAAGCAAAAACAACccaacaataatttaaaaaataaatataattaaattaaattgcctttataaaataaaataagatcATTGTCGGCCTTCAACCTGACTGCATCTCAAAGAGcttgaaaaatatccaaaagcAACAAGTCAAATCGTATGCTGGCAAAAACAGGCTGTAAGTTGACAAAACAGCCGGTGACAGCCGTGTTAGTCTTAGGTAGACGATCGTGTCATTCTGAGGCAAAAATCAGTCTTCAACGATCAGCCCGTTTGTTATGCTGGGTTACTTTTCTGTATTATAAGTATTAAAGTCTACGGCATTTATGGTTGCTCCCGAGCATATGTTATTTATAATTATCGCACCCGCTTACGTTCGCTGCTGATAACATTCTGGAAGGAATTTCGCAAAGTCGCAAAGTCTAGTGCAGAATATGAGTCCGAAAAGTCTCGTAATCGGTGCCGGTGCGGCCGGATTGGCCGCGGCCGCCAGGTTGTTCGCCAACGGCTTCACAGATGTGCTGATCCTGGAAGCCGGCAATCGGATTGGAGGACGTGTCTGGACGGTTCCGTTCGGTAATCAGTTGGTTGAGTTGGGTGCGCAATGGTGTCACGGTCAGAAAAATAATGTACTTTATGAGTTGGCAAAACCGCAGGATTTGCTGGAGGAATCGACGTTTGCGCAGCGGAATGTGCTGTTGTTTTCGGATGGCTATCAAACGTCCAAGGAAGTTACCAGAAGTTTGATGTCTCTGGCTCATCGGTTGGTGGATAGCGAAGAGATTCGGCAGGCGAAGGGTACGTTGGGAGAAAATTTTGTGAAGAAATTCAAGGAAGAGGTACCAAAGATGGACGGTAGCATCGAACCGGATGTAGTCGACGGGTTCATTGAATCCTATCATAGATTTTTGAAAGGAAAACTTGCCATTGATTCTTGGGGTGAAGCGAGCGGCAATTGTAGAGTTGGTTATGAAAAATGCGAAGGATCTAGCCGCCTGGCTTGGAAAGGAAAGGGAGCGAAAACCGCGTTGGAACTAATAATGGTAAGTGTtggaatattcaaaattataccagctttatttttttgttttttagaaatctgaagcatttgatgaaaataaaatatcaaaaaacaagcgagttaaaaatataaactaTACTCAAAAGCAAAACGGAAAAGTATCGGTAACCTGCGAAGACAATAGTAACTATGAAGCAGATCACGTCATTGTAACCGTTCCTTTAGGAGTTCTTAAGGAAAAACATCAAACTCTGTTTACTCCTACTCTACCAACCACTCACACAAACGCCATCGAAGGTTTAAATTCCGGAAACGTTAACAAAGCATTCTTAGAATTTGAGACCCCATTTTGGAGGGAACATGG
Coding sequences:
- the LOC120417606 gene encoding peroxisomal N(1)-acetyl-spermine/spermidine oxidase-like gives rise to the protein MNSKILIVGAGAAGIAAATRLFRKGFRNLEILEATNRIGGRVHTVPFGANVVDLGGQWCHGEKDNAVFELAGPLGLLEPSVVAEENVIIRSNGELVPQEVTDRLMEVAFGIMELEEIKTYQGTLGKFVTDRFREAMAEANNQDIDEELIQQFLVFFHNYQRGYIAMDSWNELSAAGSAADEECEGDQTLSWKGKGYKSVLELLMNNHPVQTGEPIPIQDLIKFNKFVTNINWSNEPDGPPITVTCADQSQHEATHIIVTTSIGVLKENLDSMFSPPLPSSKQNAIKGIHFGTVNKIIMEFTTPFWDDIGNTFGLLWNAQELEQLRGSPLAWTEGVSVFFKVDHQPNLLVAWIIGPEGRQAELLSDDQVIDGMMFLLKKFFKNKTIERPINMIRSKWSSDKNFRGSYSSVSLATEALKTGHSEMAAPVLAESTGTPVLLFAGEATNGEHFGTVHGAIESGWREADRIIKYYKDQGCCEAL
- the LOC120417608 gene encoding spermine oxidase-like produces the protein MSPKSLVIGAGAAGLAAAARLFANGFTDVLILEAGNRIGGRVWTVPFGNQLVELGAQWCHGQKNNVLYELAKPQDLLEESTFAQRNVLLFSDGYQTSKEVTRSLMSLAHRLVDSEEIRQAKGTLGENFVKKFKEEVPKMDGSIEPDVVDGFIESYHRFLKGKLAIDSWGEASGNCRVGYEKCEGSSRLAWKGKGAKTALELIMKSEAFDENKISKNKRVKNINYTQKQNGKVSVTCEDNSNYEADHVIVTVPLGVLKEKHQTLFTPTLPTTHTNAIEGLNSGNVNKAFLEFETPFWREHGNVFRLVWRADDLHELRSSKFSWAEGILTFSSVDYCPNVLGVRFVGKEALQAELLPDSEILDGLKMLLKKFFVGIDVPEPTRFIRSKFSTDPDFRGAYSSRSIKTEQLQTGATDLAQPLLDSAGKPVVLFAGEATSPQHWSTLHGAIETGWREADRLIEIYKN